One genomic segment of Porphyromonadaceae bacterium W3.11 includes these proteins:
- a CDS encoding NAD(+)/NADH kinase, translating to MKISVCGSIHQKGDPEELRRLMDFILNLSIDHSVQIEERFYAYLISNGYQLGGVGIMSSHTYSYTDLLLSIGGDGTFLRAAKMIAGTPAKIIGINSGRLGFLANIQPEDFGAIWDDIITGVVNTERRDLLEIVVEKSSGELISRGVVLNEVAMIKQDTASMITLDVQANGDYLASYESDGLLVSTPTGSTAYALSVNGPIIHPTSPVFTVLPIASHMLTMRPIVLPNTVEVTVSVKSRTGTFLLACDGKSHSHNVGDKIHIKLSDKKLNVLHPLQYSFYETLRNKLMWGKDFRL from the coding sequence ATGAAAATATCAGTTTGCGGTTCTATTCATCAAAAAGGAGATCCAGAAGAGTTAAGAAGACTAATGGATTTCATTCTTAACCTTTCAATTGATCATTCAGTTCAGATTGAAGAACGCTTTTATGCTTACCTAATTTCTAATGGGTATCAGTTAGGAGGCGTTGGGATTATGTCATCACATACCTATAGCTATACTGATTTATTATTAAGTATTGGAGGCGATGGTACATTTCTGCGTGCAGCAAAGATGATTGCCGGAACACCAGCAAAGATTATTGGCATCAATAGTGGGCGGCTTGGTTTCCTCGCTAACATACAGCCAGAAGATTTCGGGGCAATCTGGGACGATATTATTACAGGTGTAGTTAATACTGAGCGACGTGACTTATTAGAGATAGTGGTGGAAAAGAGTAGTGGAGAACTCATCTCTAGAGGAGTCGTGCTGAATGAAGTAGCTATGATTAAGCAAGATACAGCTAGTATGATTACCCTTGATGTCCAAGCCAATGGAGACTACCTTGCGAGCTATGAGTCAGATGGGCTATTAGTCTCAACACCGACAGGATCTACAGCTTATGCCCTAAGCGTTAATGGGCCTATAATTCATCCTACTAGTCCTGTTTTTACCGTGTTACCAATTGCCTCTCATATGTTGACGATGCGTCCCATAGTCCTCCCAAATACAGTAGAGGTAACAGTCTCAGTTAAAAGTAGGACAGGGACATTTTTATTGGCATGTGATGGCAAAAGTCACTCACATAATGTCGGTGATAAGATTCACATTAAGCTGTCTGACAAAAAATTAAATGTCCTTCATCCATTGCAATACTCTTTTTATGAGACGCTTAGAAATAAGTTGATGTGGGGTAAGGACTTTCGCCTATAA